The following are encoded together in the Pseudomonas sp. IB20 genome:
- a CDS encoding protein phosphatase CheZ produces the protein MEHKETSQGDFESTLKKHAHQLVESLEKGQFGDAVQLIHELNQTRDRGLYQEVGKLTRELHSAIVNFQIDPHMPQAEEISQITDATERLSYVVRLTEAAANRTMDLVENATPLVNGMTTEAQALSVDWGRFMRREVGAEEFRDLARRVDGFLSRSEQDNRTVASNLNDILLAQDYQDLTGQVIKRVTQLVTEVESNLLKLVLMAGQVDRFAGIEHDREAILSEKDPQKHLAKGEGPQIHADKREDVMSGQDDVDDLLSSLGF, from the coding sequence ATGGAGCATAAAGAAACGTCACAGGGAGACTTTGAGTCGACCCTGAAAAAGCATGCTCACCAGTTGGTTGAAAGCCTTGAAAAAGGCCAATTCGGCGACGCGGTGCAGTTAATCCATGAGCTTAACCAGACCCGTGACCGCGGCCTGTACCAGGAAGTGGGCAAGCTCACACGCGAGCTGCACAGTGCGATCGTCAATTTTCAGATTGACCCGCACATGCCCCAGGCCGAAGAAATTTCGCAAATTACCGATGCCACCGAACGCCTGTCCTATGTGGTCAGGCTGACAGAGGCGGCGGCCAACCGCACCATGGACCTGGTGGAAAACGCAACGCCCTTGGTCAATGGCATGACCACCGAAGCACAAGCCCTGAGCGTTGACTGGGGCCGCTTCATGCGTCGCGAAGTGGGGGCCGAAGAGTTTCGTGATTTGGCGCGTCGGGTCGACGGCTTTTTGTCGCGCAGCGAGCAGGACAACCGTACGGTTGCCAGCAACCTCAATGACATTCTGCTGGCCCAGGATTACCAGGACCTCACCGGTCAGGTGATCAAACGCGTGACCCAGCTGGTCACCGAAGTGGAAAGCAACCTGCTCAAATTGGTGCTCATGGCCGGCCAAGTTGATCGTTTTGCCGGCATCGAACATGACCGCGAAGCGATCCTCTCGGAAAAAGATCCACAAAAACATCTCGCCAAGGGTGAAGGTCCGCAGATTCATGCCGATAAACGTGAAGACGTTATGTCAGGTCAGGATGACGTAGATGACCTGTTATCCAGTTTAGGCTTCTAA
- a CDS encoding chemotaxis response regulator CheY, producing MKILIVDDFSTMRRIIKNLLRDLGFTNTVEADDGITAIPILNSGSIDFLVTDWNMPGMTGIDLLRHVRADEKLRSLPVLMVTAEAKREQIIEAAQAGVNGYVVKPFTALALKEKIEKIFERIGH from the coding sequence ATGAAAATCCTCATCGTTGATGACTTCTCAACGATGCGGCGGATCATAAAAAACCTGTTGCGTGACCTTGGGTTCACTAACACGGTCGAGGCGGATGACGGCATTACGGCGATTCCGATCCTCAACAGCGGGAGCATCGACTTTCTGGTAACCGACTGGAACATGCCGGGCATGACCGGCATCGACTTGCTGCGCCACGTGCGCGCCGATGAAAAACTGCGCAGCCTGCCTGTGTTGATGGTGACCGCCGAAGCCAAGCGTGAACAGATCATCGAAGCCGCCCAAGCTGGGGTAAACGGCTACGTGGTCAAGCCATTCACTGCACTGGCCTTGAAAGAGAAGATCGAAAAAATCTTCGAACGCATCGGTCATTGA
- the fliA gene encoding RNA polymerase sigma factor FliA has protein sequence MTASGYNLYKKSARDSQGELIERYAPLVKRIAYHLLARLPASVQVEDLIQAGMIGLLEVSTKYDASKGASFETYAGIRIRGAMLDEVRKGDWAPRSVHRNTRMVSDAIRSIEAKTGRDAKDHEVAAELQLSLDDYYGILNDTLGSRLFSFDDLLQDGEHEGLHEDGASAHLEPSRDLEDERFQGALADAIANLPERERLVLSLYYDEELNLKEIGEVLGVSESRVSQLHSQCAARLRGRLGEWRTR, from the coding sequence ATGACAGCCAGCGGCTACAACCTTTACAAAAAGTCGGCACGTGACAGCCAGGGCGAGTTGATCGAGCGCTATGCGCCGCTGGTCAAGCGCATTGCCTACCACTTGCTGGCACGCCTGCCCGCCAGCGTGCAGGTCGAAGACCTCATCCAGGCCGGCATGATTGGTTTGCTCGAAGTGTCGACCAAATACGACGCGAGCAAAGGCGCGAGTTTCGAGACGTATGCGGGTATTCGTATACGTGGCGCGATGCTCGATGAGGTGCGTAAAGGGGATTGGGCGCCGCGTTCGGTACACCGCAACACGCGAATGGTCAGTGACGCAATTCGCTCAATTGAAGCAAAAACCGGTCGTGACGCTAAAGATCATGAAGTTGCGGCCGAACTCCAATTGAGTCTCGACGATTACTACGGGATTTTGAACGATACCTTGGGCAGCCGCCTGTTCAGTTTCGACGACCTGTTGCAGGACGGCGAACACGAAGGGCTGCACGAGGATGGCGCGAGTGCACATCTGGAGCCGTCGCGCGACCTGGAAGACGAACGTTTCCAGGGGGCGTTGGCGGACGCGATTGCCAATTTGCCGGAGCGTGAGCGACTGGTGTTGTCGCTGTACTACGACGAAGAGCTGAACCTCAAGGAAATCGGTGAGGTCCTGGGGGTCAGCGAATCGCGTGTCAGCCAGTTGCACAGCCAGTGCGCAGCCCGCTTGCGGGGGCGATTGGGAGAGTGGCGCACGCGCTGA
- the fleN gene encoding flagellar synthesis regulator FleN, translated as MGSMHPVQVIAVTGGKGGVGKTNVSVNLSLALAELGRRVMLLDADLGLANVDVLLGLTPKHTLADVIEGRCELRDVLLQGPGGIRIVPAASGTQSMVHLSPAQHAGLIQAFSDIGDNLDVLVIDTASGIGESVVSFVRAAQEVLLVVCDEPTSITDAYALIKLLNRDYGMNRFRVLANMAQSPQEGRNLFAKLTKVTDRFLDVALQYVGAVPYDECVRKAVQKQRAVYEAFPRSKCALAFKAIAQKVDTWPLPANPRGHLEFFVERLVHQTSAGPVL; from the coding sequence ATGGGCAGCATGCATCCCGTACAGGTGATCGCGGTGACCGGCGGCAAAGGTGGCGTCGGGAAAACTAACGTGTCAGTGAATTTGTCCCTGGCCCTGGCAGAGCTTGGCCGTCGCGTCATGCTGCTGGATGCTGACCTGGGCCTGGCGAACGTCGACGTTCTGCTGGGGCTGACACCCAAACATACCCTTGCCGATGTGATCGAAGGCCGCTGCGAGCTGCGCGATGTGCTGCTGCAGGGCCCCGGTGGCATTCGTATCGTGCCCGCCGCCTCGGGCACCCAGAGCATGGTGCACCTGAGCCCGGCGCAGCATGCCGGCCTGATCCAGGCGTTCAGCGATATCGGCGACAACCTCGACGTGCTGGTGATCGACACCGCCTCCGGGATCGGCGAGTCGGTGGTCAGCTTTGTGCGCGCCGCGCAAGAAGTGTTGCTGGTGGTCTGCGACGAACCTACGTCGATCACCGACGCCTACGCCCTGATCAAATTGCTTAACCGTGACTACGGCATGAATCGCTTTCGCGTGTTGGCCAACATGGCCCAAAGCCCGCAAGAAGGGCGAAACCTGTTCGCCAAGTTGACCAAGGTCACGGATCGCTTCCTCGATGTCGCCCTACAATACGTGGGCGCAGTTCCCTATGACGAGTGTGTACGCAAGGCTGTGCAAAAGCAGCGTGCAGTCTACGAAGCGTTCCCTCGTTCCAAATGCGCATTGGCGTTCAAGGCTATTGCTCAGAAGGTCGATACTTGGCCGTTGCCCGCTAACCCTCGGGGGCATCTGGAGTTTTTCGTCGAGCGATTGGTGCATCAGACGAGCGCAGGACCGGTGCTATGA
- the flhF gene encoding flagellar biosynthesis protein FlhF codes for MQVKRFFAADMRQAMKLVRDELGADAAIIGNRRIAGGVELTAALDYTPSALAPRVPNMELEDELRKTASRIVSAQAELSMRGDSDATTNRQLFAGLPLTASEPLVEPTFKEPPRPAAPAPAAAVDQRVFDSMRFELNGLRELLEVQLGSLAWNQLQGSKPQQANLWRRLQRIGLSGPLSRDLLALTAEVEEPRQAWRMLLAHLARMIVTPEIEPLEEGGVIAMVGPAGMGKTTTLAKLAARYVLKYGAQNIALVSMDSYRIGAQEQLKTLGRILNVSVTHVDPGQSLANALDPLLRKRVVLIDTAGLQASDPALRMQLESLAGRGIKSKNYLVLATTSQKQVLTAAYHSYKRCGLAGCILTKLDETASLGEVLSLAISHELPVAYLTDGPRIPDDLHLPRRHQLVSRAVSVQMQEEPSEEAMADMFADLYHHPAKRVG; via the coding sequence ATGCAAGTTAAGCGTTTTTTCGCCGCCGATATGCGTCAGGCCATGAAACTGGTACGTGATGAGCTGGGCGCCGATGCCGCGATTATCGGTAACCGTCGTATTGCCGGCGGTGTCGAGCTGACGGCTGCCCTGGATTACACGCCCTCGGCGCTGGCGCCGCGCGTGCCGAACATGGAACTCGAAGACGAGTTGCGCAAGACCGCCTCGCGCATTGTCTCGGCCCAGGCTGAGCTGAGCATGCGTGGCGACAGCGACGCCACCACCAATCGCCAGCTGTTCGCCGGCCTGCCGCTTACTGCTTCCGAGCCGCTGGTGGAACCAACATTCAAAGAGCCGCCACGTCCTGCAGCGCCGGCACCGGCCGCCGCAGTCGACCAACGCGTGTTTGATTCGATGCGTTTTGAACTCAATGGCCTGCGTGAGCTGCTCGAAGTACAGTTGGGCTCCTTGGCGTGGAACCAGTTGCAAGGCAGTAAGCCGCAACAGGCTAACCTGTGGCGTCGCCTGCAACGGATCGGCCTGTCCGGCCCGTTGTCCCGTGACTTGCTGGCGCTCACCGCCGAGGTCGAAGAACCTCGCCAAGCCTGGCGCATGTTGCTGGCGCACTTGGCGCGCATGATCGTCACCCCGGAAATCGAACCCCTGGAAGAGGGCGGTGTGATTGCCATGGTCGGCCCTGCCGGCATGGGCAAGACCACCACCCTGGCCAAGCTGGCGGCGCGTTATGTGCTCAAGTACGGCGCGCAGAACATCGCGCTGGTGAGCATGGACAGCTACCGCATCGGCGCCCAGGAGCAGCTCAAGACCCTGGGCCGCATCCTCAATGTGTCGGTGACCCACGTCGACCCGGGCCAGTCCCTGGCCAACGCCCTCGACCCGCTGCTGCGCAAGCGCGTGGTGCTGATCGACACCGCCGGCCTGCAAGCCAGTGACCCAGCGCTGCGAATGCAGCTGGAAAGCCTGGCCGGGCGTGGCATCAAGTCGAAGAATTACCTGGTGCTTGCAACCACCAGCCAGAAACAGGTTCTTACCGCTGCCTACCACAGCTACAAGCGCTGCGGCCTGGCCGGTTGCATCCTCACCAAGCTCGACGAAACCGCGAGCCTGGGCGAAGTGCTGAGCCTGGCTATCAGTCATGAATTACCGGTTGCTTACCTGACCGACGGGCCGCGGATTCCGGATGATCTGCATCTGCCGCGCCGTCATCAGTTGGTCAGCCGTGCTGTCAGCGTGCAAATGCAAGAAGAGCCTAGCGAGGAAGCGATGGCCGATATGTTCGCCGACCTTTACCACCACCCGGCAAAACGGGTCGGTTGA